The following are encoded in a window of Ferribacterium limneticum genomic DNA:
- a CDS encoding O-antigen ligase family protein encodes MKSKALSIIVAFSALIAGLVILVAHPDLTWHDQQRLGQIAISVLSFAGVFLLRYPRVVVVNPVWLWPAVSVLVIGALSAAFASHPWWAATEVALLVACIGISAFVFRLMREYGDRADLVLGSILRLLLAGMVFQFYVSFVSALAHAELFFSPWSLLYGFSNVRFEGQFLTIAVPLLGGTLCMPKDSSVRYPRRLDFFLMLSLASMVFVAGTRGTIAAWLAVSIMFWGLKEGARNTAKRMFLVMALGFVLAWLVLQTVSWVTGQPADYRFAGEQVFGLSAREILWQHAWAKIVEFPWFGVGPMHFASLGNPVGSHPHQSLLQIASEWGLPVFFMIMATVAVWLFKVFAEVRSGDAKMGAGLRWVLLFAVLSSMVQSMVDGVLVMPYPQLWLAITVGWCSARCLPRVQGGEKRIPGWLPLVLWGVANLLLIAVAVKSYPDLVGAAEYCGGGPRFWCNGRI; translated from the coding sequence ATGAAATCGAAAGCGCTATCGATCATTGTTGCCTTTTCGGCCTTGATTGCCGGCTTGGTCATACTTGTTGCCCATCCTGACCTTACGTGGCATGACCAGCAGCGACTGGGGCAAATTGCAATTTCGGTACTGTCATTTGCCGGTGTTTTTTTGCTTCGGTATCCTCGTGTTGTAGTTGTAAATCCAGTCTGGCTATGGCCTGCAGTTAGCGTTCTGGTAATCGGCGCCCTGTCTGCCGCTTTCGCCTCACATCCTTGGTGGGCTGCCACTGAGGTCGCCTTGCTAGTGGCCTGCATTGGTATCAGCGCTTTCGTCTTTCGCCTCATGCGCGAATACGGAGATCGGGCAGATCTGGTGTTGGGCAGCATTTTGCGTTTATTGCTGGCGGGCATGGTTTTTCAGTTTTATGTGTCCTTTGTGTCAGCGTTGGCTCATGCCGAGCTTTTCTTTTCCCCTTGGAGCTTGCTATACGGTTTTTCCAACGTGCGTTTTGAAGGGCAATTTCTGACTATCGCGGTCCCCTTGTTAGGGGGCACGCTGTGTATGCCGAAAGACAGCAGCGTCCGTTACCCGCGCAGATTAGATTTTTTCTTGATGCTTTCTCTGGCGAGCATGGTTTTTGTTGCCGGTACTCGGGGAACGATCGCGGCCTGGTTGGCCGTTTCCATCATGTTCTGGGGCTTAAAGGAGGGCGCTAGAAACACCGCAAAGCGTATGTTCTTGGTGATGGCACTGGGTTTCGTACTTGCCTGGCTGGTGTTGCAAACAGTTTCGTGGGTGACCGGCCAGCCAGCAGATTATCGCTTTGCCGGTGAGCAGGTGTTCGGTTTGTCGGCAAGAGAAATTCTTTGGCAACATGCGTGGGCCAAGATTGTCGAGTTCCCCTGGTTCGGCGTAGGGCCGATGCATTTTGCATCATTGGGGAACCCTGTTGGTTCGCACCCGCATCAGTCGCTGTTGCAAATCGCCAGTGAGTGGGGGCTGCCTGTGTTTTTCATGATCATGGCTACTGTTGCGGTCTGGCTATTCAAGGTATTTGCCGAGGTCAGGTCCGGCGATGCCAAGATGGGCGCGGGCCTCCGGTGGGTGTTGCTGTTCGCCGTGTTGTCGTCCATGGTTCAAAGCATGGTCGATGGGGTTCTGGTGATGCCCTACCCTCAACTATGGTTGGCAATCACTGTCGGCTGGTGTTCCGCTCGGTGCCTTCCCCGTGTTCAGGGGGGAGAAAAACGCATACCGGGTTGGCTTCCGCTAGTACTTTGGGGCGTTGCTAACCTGTTGCTGATTGCCGTGGCGGTTAAGAGCTACCCGGACCTTGTCGGCGCAGCCGAGTATTGCGGTGGCGGGCCCCGATTCTGGTGCAACGGTCGAATTTAA
- a CDS encoding PglL family O-oligosaccharyltransferase translates to MNNESRSQGMGEKLTTKSAATIPPIFLGVFSILLSLAWIIPNHTKPWMAFYSDAIAGVMLLTVAFGVLFRSSSKLVVIGLSLLFLFLAAVPWLQYSVGVVHSSGMAWINSLYLIGLSLAIFVGWNWERSTPGECLDFLFLAISIAAVISVGLQLLQWFHLPPGNFWVAYVGESRFSANMAQPNQLATLLLLSAMGVAWGYARKSLGPVISIILVLYLLFGVVLTESKTAGLNVAGVLLALYLFWGESRPKRFNLVLLGFGVYFVSLYLSLPSINEFLFGEPSIRRPVGDPIRLDMWKSLVNAVMERPWLGYGWGQTTEAVFASTDFPGTGGMTKHSHNIVLDIFLYNGLLLGGFVVLVLGATFRRFLAHLENDFFIIPALTVGMVLVHSMLELPLHYAYFSLPVGMVLGVLGQRSGVKVWCVCPKWLGLGLAAAVACGLWITVADCLEAERTYFNVYFGKKGKAIPPEFQPKLTVLTQWRDRQMFANSKPGAPLSPEQLSWMKGVIVTTPEPFLLFLLAQNLALNGQPAEAKEWLGKMCKTVPSQVSKDLAEQWESAAESHAAYRLVNWNQCPPNKFASGNDLPSME, encoded by the coding sequence TTGAACAATGAATCCCGCTCCCAAGGCATGGGTGAAAAATTGACAACTAAGTCTGCAGCAACAATACCGCCGATTTTCCTGGGCGTGTTTTCGATATTGCTCTCTCTGGCATGGATCATTCCGAACCATACCAAGCCATGGATGGCGTTTTATTCCGACGCCATCGCTGGTGTCATGCTATTGACTGTCGCTTTTGGGGTGCTTTTTCGCTCCTCGAGCAAACTCGTGGTGATTGGTCTGAGCCTACTGTTCTTGTTTCTAGCAGCTGTCCCGTGGCTTCAATATTCAGTTGGCGTGGTTCATTCATCGGGAATGGCATGGATCAATTCCCTTTATCTGATCGGGCTTTCTCTGGCCATATTTGTTGGATGGAACTGGGAGAGGTCGACGCCCGGCGAATGCCTGGACTTCCTGTTTCTTGCGATCTCCATTGCCGCAGTCATTTCGGTAGGGCTCCAGCTACTGCAATGGTTTCACTTGCCACCTGGCAATTTTTGGGTGGCCTACGTGGGCGAGAGTCGCTTTTCAGCCAACATGGCCCAGCCAAATCAGTTGGCTACCTTACTGCTGCTTTCTGCGATGGGCGTTGCGTGGGGGTATGCGAGAAAGTCGCTGGGGCCGGTAATTTCAATAATACTGGTTCTGTATTTGTTGTTTGGTGTTGTGCTGACCGAGTCCAAAACCGCCGGCTTGAATGTCGCTGGCGTTCTCCTTGCCCTTTACCTCTTCTGGGGCGAGAGCAGGCCAAAACGCTTTAACCTTGTGTTGTTGGGTTTTGGTGTTTATTTTGTTTCACTCTATTTAAGCCTTCCTAGCATCAATGAATTCCTCTTTGGCGAACCCTCCATCCGGCGGCCAGTAGGTGACCCCATTCGACTCGATATGTGGAAAAGCTTGGTGAATGCAGTTATGGAGCGCCCTTGGCTGGGGTATGGCTGGGGCCAAACGACGGAGGCTGTTTTTGCCTCAACCGATTTTCCCGGCACCGGTGGAATGACCAAGCATTCGCACAACATTGTTCTCGATATTTTTTTATATAACGGGCTATTGCTGGGTGGCTTCGTAGTTCTGGTGCTGGGGGCAACCTTTCGGCGATTTTTGGCCCACCTGGAAAATGATTTTTTCATTATTCCGGCGCTGACAGTCGGCATGGTGCTTGTTCACTCAATGCTGGAATTGCCCCTTCACTACGCCTACTTTTCGCTCCCGGTCGGAATGGTTCTCGGGGTTCTCGGGCAGCGCAGTGGTGTGAAGGTATGGTGTGTTTGTCCCAAGTGGCTCGGCCTGGGGCTTGCTGCCGCGGTGGCCTGCGGCTTGTGGATTACCGTTGCGGATTGCCTTGAGGCCGAACGAACTTATTTCAACGTCTATTTCGGCAAGAAAGGGAAAGCAATCCCCCCTGAATTTCAGCCCAAGCTGACGGTGCTGACTCAGTGGCGTGATCGACAGATGTTCGCTAACTCGAAACCCGGGGCGCCGCTTTCTCCGGAGCAACTCAGCTGGATGAAAGGGGTGATAGTGACAACCCCCGAGCCTTTTTTACTATTCCTGCTGGCTCAAAACCTTGCTCTGAACGGGCAACCCGCAGAGGCAAAGGAATGGCTGGGGAAGATGTGCAAAACGGTGCCAAGTCAGGTAAGCAAGGATTTGGCTGAACAGTGGGAGAGTGCGGCAGAGAGCCATGCCGCCTATCGCTTGGTGAATTGGAATCAATGTCCACCGAACAAGTTTGCGTCAGGAAATGACTTGCCTTCGATGGAGTGA